A genomic window from Yoonia rosea includes:
- a CDS encoding TrkH family potassium uptake protein, which translates to MAWIVRLPFFVILMGLGAASMIVPAAHGAVMEDFDTMRVFFYGFILFSIITLMIGLATGGYAPRSVARSQLVGLVAAFTALPIMFAIPFYVAVENTTLLDAWFEMVSSFTTTGATVYDTAGRLTPSQHLWRGLVGWLGGLLVWLTAVSIFAPMNLGGFEVRATGNAGRGTSGGFTQIARIADPSERLVRYTLALTPIYIGLTTLLWIGLVIAGEFPYIALIHAMSTLSTSGISPIGGLYFAASRFWGELLIFCFFIFALSRLTFSRGLIGERERGLRRDPEFLTALVLIGTVTAILFLRHFIGAAEREDAAGLQEAASALWGGLFTVTSFLTTTGFESHFWAGATDWSGLNTPGLFLIGLALIGGGVATTAGGVKLLRIYALYRHGEREQERLLHPSSVGGGGKDARRIRKQGAYISWVFFMLFAISIAAVMLALSLTGVQFETSMVLAVSALSTTGPLAAVAAETPIAYSGIPDAAKGILAFAMVLGRLETLAIIALFNPEIWQR; encoded by the coding sequence ATGGCTTGGATTGTCCGGCTTCCATTTTTCGTGATCCTGATGGGTCTGGGTGCGGCGTCGATGATCGTGCCGGCGGCCCATGGCGCGGTGATGGAAGATTTCGACACAATGCGCGTGTTCTTTTACGGGTTTATCCTGTTTTCGATCATCACGCTGATGATCGGTCTGGCCACCGGAGGCTATGCGCCGCGCAGCGTGGCGCGCAGCCAGCTGGTGGGCCTTGTTGCGGCTTTCACGGCTTTGCCGATCATGTTTGCGATTCCTTTCTATGTGGCTGTCGAGAACACGACATTGCTGGATGCATGGTTTGAAATGGTGTCGAGCTTCACCACGACGGGGGCCACCGTCTATGACACTGCGGGGCGGTTGACACCATCCCAGCATCTTTGGCGTGGGCTTGTGGGCTGGTTGGGCGGTTTGCTGGTCTGGCTGACAGCCGTGTCAATTTTTGCACCCATGAACCTTGGCGGGTTTGAGGTGCGCGCAACGGGCAACGCGGGCAGGGGCACCAGTGGTGGATTCACGCAGATTGCGCGGATTGCCGATCCGTCTGAACGACTTGTGCGCTATACGCTGGCCCTGACGCCGATTTATATCGGGCTGACAACGCTGCTGTGGATCGGCCTCGTGATTGCAGGGGAATTTCCCTACATTGCGCTGATCCACGCGATGTCGACGCTCTCGACCTCGGGCATTTCGCCTATTGGCGGGCTCTATTTTGCAGCCTCGCGGTTCTGGGGTGAGCTGTTGATCTTCTGTTTCTTCATTTTCGCCCTGTCCCGCCTGACGTTTAGCCGTGGCCTGATCGGCGAACGCGAACGCGGGTTGCGTCGTGATCCGGAATTTCTCACAGCCCTTGTTCTGATCGGTACGGTCACGGCGATTTTGTTTCTGCGGCATTTTATCGGCGCCGCCGAGCGCGAGGACGCCGCCGGTTTGCAGGAAGCTGCATCCGCGCTTTGGGGCGGGCTGTTCACGGTCACCTCTTTCCTGACGACAACCGGATTTGAGTCGCATTTCTGGGCGGGGGCAACGGACTGGTCAGGCCTGAACACGCCGGGGCTGTTCCTGATCGGGCTTGCCTTGATCGGGGGCGGTGTGGCGACAACGGCAGGCGGGGTCAAACTCTTGCGGATTTACGCGCTCTACCGTCACGGGGAACGTGAACAGGAACGCCTTTTGCATCCGTCCTCTGTTGGTGGCGGAGGCAAGGATGCGCGGCGTATCCGCAAACAGGGCGCCTATATTTCCTGGGTATTCTTCATGCTGTTTGCGATCAGCATTGCTGCGGTGATGCTGGCCCTGTCGCTGACTGGGGTACAGTTCGAAACGTCAATGGTGCTGGCGGTCTCGGCGCTGTCGACAACAGGGCCATTGGCTGCGGTCGCGGCAGAAACGCCGATTGCCTACTCGGGGATCCCGGATGCCGCCAAGGGTATTC
- the trkA gene encoding Trk system potassium transporter TrkA, whose product MKVIICGAGQVGWQIARHLSGENNDVTVVDSNPELVRRATDTLDVQGIAGFASYPDVLDRAGAADADMVIAATHSDEVNMVTCQVAHSVFSVQRKIARLRAQNYLDPAYADLYRRNHLPIDVVISPEREVAEAALQRLAAPAAFDTESFLEGRAQLLGIMIDDDCPVINTPLRQLTDLFSTLRAVVVGIRREGTLFVPSPGDQIFPDDECYIFTDTEDMTRTLEIFGKTQSKQERIVIIGGGNVGLGVAQALEARTERVRVKVIEKDRVNAERAADALDRTIVLHGDGLDSGLLEEANISSADAVLAVTDDDKTNLLAAVRAKEMGCKMSISLVNDPTLVPLMGPLDIDAYINPRAVTVSSILRHIRHGRVRGVYSIGDAEAEVIEAQVLGTSPIAGQKVKDIDFPEGTLIGAVMQQGKIIRPTGETRIEEGNVIAIFAMSDDVPEVERLLQVSIDFF is encoded by the coding sequence ATGAAAGTCATCATCTGCGGTGCGGGTCAGGTTGGCTGGCAGATCGCCCGCCATTTATCCGGCGAAAACAACGATGTGACGGTTGTGGACAGCAACCCGGAACTGGTGCGCCGTGCCACCGATACGCTGGATGTGCAGGGTATCGCAGGCTTTGCAAGCTACCCGGACGTGCTGGACCGCGCGGGTGCTGCGGATGCCGATATGGTCATTGCTGCCACCCATTCCGATGAGGTGAATATGGTCACCTGTCAGGTGGCCCATTCGGTGTTTTCGGTGCAGCGCAAAATCGCGCGCCTGCGCGCTCAGAACTATCTTGATCCGGCCTATGCCGATCTTTACCGCCGCAACCACCTGCCTATCGACGTGGTGATTTCGCCCGAGCGCGAGGTGGCAGAGGCCGCTTTGCAACGTCTGGCGGCACCTGCAGCCTTTGACACCGAAAGCTTTCTGGAAGGGCGCGCGCAACTGCTCGGGATCATGATTGATGACGATTGCCCTGTCATCAACACCCCCCTGCGCCAGCTGACCGATCTTTTCTCCACGCTCCGCGCCGTCGTGGTGGGCATCCGGCGCGAAGGCACGCTTTTTGTGCCATCCCCCGGTGACCAGATTTTTCCCGATGATGAATGTTATATCTTTACTGACACCGAAGATATGACGCGCACGCTGGAAATTTTTGGCAAAACCCAATCAAAACAAGAACGTATCGTCATCATTGGTGGCGGAAATGTCGGGCTTGGTGTTGCACAGGCACTGGAGGCCCGCACGGAACGGGTGCGCGTCAAAGTCATTGAGAAAGACCGCGTAAATGCTGAACGCGCGGCGGATGCGCTGGACCGGACGATCGTGCTGCATGGCGACGGGCTGGACAGTGGATTGCTGGAAGAGGCGAATATTTCATCTGCTGACGCCGTGCTTGCTGTGACGGATGATGATAAGACAAACCTGCTGGCCGCTGTGCGCGCCAAAGAGATGGGCTGTAAAATGTCGATTTCTTTGGTGAATGATCCGACTTTGGTGCCGCTGATGGGGCCTTTGGATATTGATGCTTATATCAACCCGCGTGCGGTGACTGTGAGTTCGATCCTGCGTCACATTCGCCACGGGCGCGTGCGCGGTGTCTACTCGATCGGGGACGCCGAGGCGGAAGTGATTGAAGCACAAGTGCTGGGAACATCCCCGATTGCGGGCCAGAAGGTAAAGGATATCGACTTTCCCGAAGGCACATTGATCGGCGCGGTGATGCAACAGGGCAAGATCATACGCCCCACAGGTGAGACCCGGATAGAAGAGGGCAACGTGATTGCGATTTTCGCGATGTCCGATGACGTGCCCGAAGTTGAACGCCTCTTGCAGGTCTCGATAGACTTCTTCTGA
- the ntrX gene encoding nitrogen assimilation response regulator NtrX, with translation MGDILITDDERDIRELISEILIDEGYTTRLAGTSDECMAQIAAEKPALMILDIWLKDSNMDGIDILKTVKRDHPEIPIVIISGHGNIEIAVAAIKQGAYDFIEKPFNIDQLLVVIRRAMETSRLRRENVQLRRGESQSAEMLGDSAAFRTLKSQLDKVTKSNGRVMLTGPAGAGKEIAARYIHANSNRASAPFVVVNSASIEPERMEEVLFGREDAGRGIEQGLLEEANGGVVYFDEIADMPLGTQSKILRVLVEQRFQRVGGNDKVQVDLRVISSTNRDLSAAIAAGMFREELYHRLNVVPIAVPSLEERREDIPLLAEHFIETCNKLQGLPLRKLAEDARALLQTMLWPGNVRQLKNVVERVLILGENTGEISAKELPNSEDGGGEEGRIVLAGGLATLPLREARELFEREYLLTQINRFGGNISRTASFVGMERSALHRKLKSLGVVTTNKAGGRVAYIEGEDE, from the coding sequence ATGGGCGATATTCTGATTACGGATGATGAACGCGATATTCGCGAACTCATTTCGGAAATTCTGATCGACGAAGGCTACACCACGCGGCTGGCCGGAACCTCCGATGAATGTATGGCCCAGATCGCGGCCGAGAAGCCCGCGCTGATGATCCTCGATATCTGGCTGAAAGACAGCAATATGGATGGGATTGATATTCTCAAGACCGTCAAGCGCGACCATCCGGAGATACCGATCGTTATTATTTCGGGTCACGGCAATATCGAGATTGCGGTCGCCGCGATCAAGCAGGGCGCCTACGACTTTATCGAAAAGCCTTTCAACATTGACCAGTTGTTGGTTGTGATCCGCCGCGCGATGGAAACCTCGCGCCTGCGCCGCGAAAACGTGCAACTGCGGCGCGGCGAGAGCCAGAGTGCCGAGATGTTGGGCGACAGTGCGGCCTTCCGGACACTCAAATCGCAACTGGACAAGGTGACGAAATCCAATGGCCGCGTGATGCTGACAGGCCCTGCAGGGGCGGGCAAAGAAATCGCGGCGCGCTATATCCACGCCAATTCCAACCGCGCCTCGGCACCGTTTGTGGTGGTGAACTCGGCTTCGATCGAACCCGAGCGCATGGAAGAAGTGTTGTTCGGCCGCGAAGACGCAGGACGCGGCATCGAGCAGGGTTTGCTGGAAGAGGCCAATGGCGGTGTCGTTTATTTCGATGAAATTGCGGATATGCCTCTGGGAACACAGTCAAAAATCCTGCGGGTACTGGTCGAACAGCGATTTCAGCGTGTGGGCGGCAACGACAAGGTGCAGGTGGATTTGCGAGTGATTTCCAGCACCAACCGCGACCTATCCGCAGCCATCGCTGCGGGCATGTTCCGCGAAGAGCTCTATCACCGTTTGAACGTTGTGCCGATTGCGGTGCCGTCATTGGAAGAACGCCGCGAGGATATTCCGCTTCTGGCCGAGCATTTCATTGAAACCTGTAACAAGCTGCAAGGTCTGCCACTGCGCAAATTGGCAGAGGATGCACGCGCGCTGTTGCAAACCATGCTCTGGCCGGGGAATGTGCGGCAGTTGAAGAATGTGGTTGAACGCGTTCTTATTCTTGGGGAAAACACGGGTGAGATCAGCGCCAAAGAGCTGCCCAACAGTGAGGATGGCGGGGGTGAAGAAGGCCGGATCGTGCTGGCTGGTGGTCTTGCGACGCTGCCTTTGCGCGAGGCGCGCGAGCTTTTCGAACGCGAGTATCTGCTGACCCAGATTAACCGCTTTGGCGGCAATATCAGCCGCACAGCGTCTTTTGTGGGCATGGAGCGTTCGGCCTTGCACCGGAAGCTGAAATCGCTAGGCGTTGTGACAACGAACAAGGCGGGTGGCCGCGTGGCCTATATTGAAGGCGAGGACGAATGA
- a CDS encoding sensor histidine kinase NtrY-like: MTRLGRWFRQRHVQTALTIGLVVAGPLLAVLTYIVVGPLDRGASSTSLRLVLLLDFIYVLVVAALVMRQVARMVSARRAKSAGSRLSLRLTGVFALSALVPIVLVAVFSVTLISIALDGLFSEPVGNVLRTSLTTAQAYEEEHRQELTRDGLALAAYLNRERQANLFMDDGEVRFALGEVQAQVERGLSEAFVIDGLGTIAARGARSYEFGYERPSAADFTRADDTGLAIIQDFANNEFRALIPLVAFRDRYLYVTRPVDGNVLTLLDDTTETVAQYEELQNERGQLLFQFGLLYLGFGFILILGAIWGGLVFAERLSTPVGRLVSASQRVGSGDLDVRVIEDDGDDEISQLGHYFNQMTSRLKGQRDQLIETNQRTERRGRLFDSVLRSVTSGVVGLDAYGRVTFVNPSASRLLSVGDQPEETALTFAVPEFADLFAQVCETDRESVQGQVNLIRKGQQESLLVRMAQRRNVDGALEGYVVAFDDVTDLVSAQRMAAWGDVARRIAHEIKNPLTPIQLSAERIKRKFHSQVGHDADKLEQMTDVIVRQTNDLRRIVDEFSKFARMPEPELHINDMTQLVHDALSLQIAGQPDVHFAAEIPEEQVLVDMDDTMIGQALTNLLKNAGEATETYIDRNGAEGYRPEIQLRMSKDNDTVTIKISDNGIGLPEDRARLFEPYVTTRGEGTGLGLPIVKKIIEEHGGTLTLTDAEIFAGHAHAGACAIIQLPASAQAARAPKIPA, encoded by the coding sequence ATGACGCGACTCGGTCGCTGGTTCCGCCAGCGCCATGTGCAAACGGCGTTGACGATTGGCCTTGTGGTGGCGGGGCCACTGCTGGCCGTGCTGACCTATATTGTCGTCGGTCCGCTGGATCGCGGGGCGTCGTCCACGTCATTGCGTTTGGTTCTGCTTCTGGATTTCATCTATGTGCTGGTCGTAGCGGCTCTGGTCATGCGGCAGGTGGCACGGATGGTGTCCGCACGGCGCGCCAAATCGGCCGGCTCACGGCTCAGTCTGCGCCTGACAGGGGTCTTTGCGCTGTCAGCGCTGGTGCCCATCGTGCTGGTGGCGGTCTTTTCTGTCACGCTGATTTCGATCGCACTGGACGGGCTGTTTTCCGAACCCGTGGGCAACGTATTGCGGACCTCTTTGACTACGGCACAGGCCTATGAAGAAGAGCACCGCCAAGAGCTGACACGCGACGGGCTTGCTCTGGCGGCCTATCTGAACCGCGAACGGCAGGCGAACCTTTTTATGGACGATGGCGAGGTGCGGTTCGCGTTGGGTGAGGTGCAGGCGCAGGTCGAGCGCGGCCTGAGCGAGGCCTTTGTGATTGACGGCCTGGGGACGATTGCCGCGCGCGGCGCGCGGTCCTATGAGTTTGGCTATGAACGCCCTTCGGCTGCGGATTTCACCCGCGCCGACGACACGGGGCTAGCGATCATTCAGGATTTTGCCAACAACGAATTCCGCGCGCTGATCCCGCTTGTCGCGTTCCGTGACAGGTATCTTTACGTCACACGCCCTGTGGACGGGAATGTGCTGACGCTGCTGGATGATACGACCGAGACAGTGGCGCAATATGAAGAGCTGCAGAACGAGCGCGGCCAGCTTTTGTTCCAGTTCGGCCTGCTTTATCTGGGGTTTGGCTTTATCCTGATCCTTGGCGCGATCTGGGGCGGTCTGGTCTTTGCCGAGCGTCTGTCAACGCCTGTGGGGCGCCTTGTGTCAGCATCACAGCGCGTGGGGTCCGGCGATCTGGATGTGCGCGTGATCGAAGATGACGGCGACGACGAGATTTCGCAACTGGGCCACTACTTCAACCAGATGACAAGCCGCCTGAAAGGGCAACGCGACCAACTGATCGAGACAAACCAGCGGACCGAACGGCGGGGGCGTCTGTTTGATTCCGTGCTGCGGTCGGTCACATCGGGCGTTGTCGGGCTTGATGCCTATGGCCGCGTGACCTTTGTGAACCCCTCGGCCAGCCGCTTGTTATCCGTGGGTGATCAACCCGAAGAAACGGCGCTCACGTTTGCCGTTCCCGAGTTTGCGGACCTCTTTGCGCAGGTCTGCGAAACCGACCGTGAGAGCGTGCAGGGCCAGGTGAACCTGATCCGCAAAGGTCAACAGGAGAGCCTGTTGGTCCGGATGGCGCAGCGCCGGAATGTGGACGGGGCGTTGGAGGGCTATGTTGTTGCCTTTGACGATGTCACCGATCTGGTCAGCGCCCAGCGTATGGCCGCTTGGGGCGATGTGGCGCGCCGGATTGCCCATGAGATCAAGAACCCGCTGACGCCCATTCAGCTTTCGGCGGAACGGATCAAGCGCAAGTTCCATAGTCAGGTCGGCCATGATGCGGACAAGCTGGAACAGATGACAGACGTGATTGTGCGCCAGACAAATGATCTGCGGCGCATCGTGGACGAGTTTTCAAAATTCGCGCGCATGCCGGAACCGGAATTGCATATCAATGACATGACGCAACTGGTGCATGATGCGCTGTCATTGCAGATCGCAGGCCAGCCCGATGTGCATTTTGCCGCCGAGATCCCCGAAGAACAGGTGTTGGTCGATATGGATGACACCATGATCGGGCAAGCGCTGACGAACCTGCTGAAAAACGCAGGAGAGGCGACGGAAACCTACATCGACCGTAACGGGGCAGAGGGCTATCGCCCTGAAATCCAGCTGCGGATGTCCAAGGACAACGATACAGTAACGATTAAAATCTCGGACAACGGGATCGGCCTGCCGGAAGATCGCGCGCGCCTGTTCGAGCCTTACGTGACGACGCGCGGCGAGGGGACGGGTCTCGGCCTGCCCATCGTCAAGAAGATCATCGAAGAACACGGCGGTACGCTGACACTGACAGATGCCGAGATTTTTGCAGGCCACGCTCACGCGGGGGCCTGCGCCATTATTCAACTGCCCGCATCGGCGCAAGCCGCGCGTGCCCCCAAAATTCCAGCATGA
- a CDS encoding response regulator has translation MDGTVLVADDDRTIRTVLTQALTRAGCKVHATSSIVTLMRWVDEGKGDLVISDVIMPDGNGLEQLPKIAEARPGLPVIVISAQNTIMTAIQAAEADAYDYLPKPFDLPDLMKRAARALEVKRRAPTTRAPDVNATEQGGDLPLVGRTPVMQGLYRLVARVMNTQLPVLITGESGTGKSLIARAVHDFSDRRSLPFVVVSAADLEGMDGPSTVLSRAKGGSILFDEVSDLSEEAQGRIVRMLDTLGDNAPRIMATSQSDLMGRMEDGLFREDLFYRLGGVTVDVPSLRERVDDIPLLAEHFLARAERDGAPLRRFGDAALDLVRAYSWPGNVRQLENAVRRLVFTASEDEITRAEVELVLGNQPAIEPLRSGGEGDKLSASVNKHLRRYFDLHGGVLPPPGLYNRILKEVEGPLIEIALDATGGNQAKCADLLGINRNTLRKKITDLDIRVTRRRKLM, from the coding sequence ATGGACGGGACAGTACTTGTTGCCGATGACGACCGGACGATCAGAACGGTATTGACCCAGGCGTTGACGCGGGCAGGCTGCAAGGTGCATGCGACATCCTCGATTGTCACGCTGATGCGCTGGGTTGATGAGGGCAAAGGCGATTTGGTTATTTCCGATGTGATCATGCCCGATGGCAATGGTCTTGAGCAGTTGCCAAAGATCGCAGAGGCACGCCCCGGTCTGCCCGTGATCGTGATCTCAGCGCAGAACACCATCATGACGGCCATTCAGGCCGCTGAGGCCGATGCCTATGATTACCTGCCGAAACCTTTTGACCTGCCTGATCTGATGAAACGCGCCGCGCGTGCATTGGAGGTCAAGCGCCGTGCACCCACGACACGCGCCCCCGATGTGAATGCAACCGAACAGGGCGGTGATCTGCCGCTGGTGGGGCGTACGCCGGTGATGCAGGGCCTTTACCGGCTTGTCGCGCGGGTCATGAACACCCAACTGCCGGTGCTGATCACCGGCGAAAGCGGGACGGGCAAATCGCTGATCGCGCGCGCCGTGCATGATTTCTCAGACCGGCGGAGCCTGCCGTTTGTCGTGGTGTCCGCCGCGGATCTGGAAGGGATGGACGGGCCGTCCACCGTTCTCAGCCGTGCCAAAGGCGGATCAATCCTCTTTGATGAAGTCAGTGACCTCTCCGAAGAGGCGCAGGGCCGGATTGTGCGGATGCTGGACACGCTGGGCGATAACGCGCCGCGGATCATGGCCACCTCGCAATCCGACCTGATGGGACGCATGGAAGACGGGCTGTTCCGCGAAGATCTGTTTTACCGGCTGGGCGGTGTCACCGTGGATGTTCCGTCACTGCGCGAGCGTGTCGATGATATCCCGCTGCTGGCCGAGCATTTTCTGGCCCGCGCCGAACGTGATGGCGCGCCGTTGCGCCGCTTTGGTGATGCCGCCCTTGATCTGGTCCGCGCCTATAGCTGGCCGGGCAACGTGCGGCAGTTGGAAAATGCCGTGCGCCGGTTGGTCTTTACCGCTTCCGAGGATGAAATTACCCGCGCCGAGGTGGAACTGGTCCTTGGCAACCAGCCTGCCATCGAACCGCTGCGCTCAGGCGGCGAGGGCGACAAACTGAGTGCGAGCGTGAACAAACACCTGCGCCGCTATTTCGATCTGCATGGCGGGGTGCTGCCGCCTCCGGGGCTGTATAACCGAATCCTGAAAGAGGTTGAGGGCCCGCTGATCGAGATTGCACTGGATGCAACGGGCGGAAATCAGGCCAAATGCGCGGATTTGCTGGGAATAAACCGCAATACGCTCCGCAAGAAGATCACCGACCTCGATATCCGCGTGACACGCCGCCGCAAATTGATGTAA
- a CDS encoding two-component system sensor histidine kinase NtrB translates to MIFGQSLWSSLPVPSLMLDGDDVIIMSNPAAESFLNLSSKSLVGERIWEKVMIDAPLEAPYRRAKENRTSLFVNDVDVGSGERPPMLCNLQFAPLQGSDDQMIVMISPREIASRINQNHSSGKAAKSAIGMAEMLAHEIKNPLAGITGAAQLLSMGLSSEDQEMTDLIVEESRRIVKLLEQVEQFGNLRKPVLKPINIHDILDRARQSAAVGFGAHMLFVEAYDPSLPQTLADGDQLLQVFLNLLKNAAEACKEAGTITLHTFYDTSLRVHRSDGTHARLPLQVEIIDDGPGLPREIADDIFEPFVSGKENGTGLGLALVSKLIGDAGGWISVDSVPGRTVFRISLPVVPKDYEAGE, encoded by the coding sequence ATGATTTTCGGACAATCACTTTGGTCATCCTTGCCGGTGCCGTCTTTGATGCTTGATGGTGATGACGTCATCATCATGAGCAACCCTGCGGCGGAAAGTTTTCTCAACCTGTCGTCCAAATCACTGGTGGGCGAAAGGATTTGGGAAAAGGTCATGATTGATGCGCCGCTTGAGGCGCCCTATCGCCGCGCCAAGGAAAACCGCACATCGCTGTTCGTGAACGATGTGGATGTCGGCAGCGGCGAGCGCCCGCCGATGCTGTGCAACCTGCAATTCGCCCCCCTCCAAGGCAGCGACGACCAGATGATCGTGATGATCAGTCCGCGCGAGATTGCCAGCCGTATCAACCAGAACCATTCGTCCGGCAAGGCGGCGAAATCCGCAATCGGGATGGCAGAAATGCTCGCCCATGAAATCAAGAACCCGCTGGCGGGCATCACCGGTGCGGCACAGCTTCTCTCGATGGGGCTGTCTTCGGAAGATCAGGAAATGACCGATCTGATCGTCGAGGAAAGCCGCCGGATTGTGAAGCTGCTCGAACAGGTTGAACAATTCGGAAACCTGCGCAAACCGGTGCTCAAGCCGATCAACATTCACGATATTCTGGACCGCGCCCGCCAATCGGCGGCGGTGGGTTTTGGCGCCCATATGCTTTTTGTCGAAGCCTATGATCCCTCCCTGCCGCAAACGCTGGCGGATGGGGATCAGCTTTTGCAGGTGTTCCTGAATTTGCTGAAAAACGCAGCGGAGGCGTGCAAGGAAGCGGGGACCATTACGCTGCATACCTTCTACGACACCTCGTTGCGCGTGCACCGGTCCGACGGCACCCATGCCCGCCTGCCTTTGCAGGTCGAGATTATTGACGATGGCCCCGGCCTGCCGCGCGAGATTGCGGATGATATCTTTGAACCCTTTGTCTCGGGGAAAGAAAACGGAACAGGGCTCGGGTTGGCATTGGTGTCAAAACTGATCGGTGACGCCGGTGGATGGATTTCTGTGGATAGCGTGCCCGGGCGCACGGTGTTCCGGATTTCGCTGCCGGTGGTGCCCAAAGATTATGAAGCAGGAGAATAA
- the dusB gene encoding tRNA dihydrouridine synthase DusB, with amino-acid sequence MIISVAVTKQLVLDDVALTPPVALAPLAGITDLPFRQLVASFGAGWVVSEMVASQEMVQAKPGVRERAELGYDQDGTAVQIAGREAYWMAEAARMAAGNGAAIIDINMGCPAKKVTNGYSGSALLRTPDHALSLIEAVVNAVDVPVTLKTRLGWDHDSLNAADVARRAQEAGIKLVTIHGRTRCQFYKGAADWAAIRQIKEAVTIPVIANGDIVDADTARAALRLSGGDGVMIGRGAQGRPWVLAQISAALHGLADPVVPQGRDLIDMVCGHYEAMLAFYGSELGRKVARKHLGWYMDDAGTPPALRKAILTHASPADVLRDLPEAFDLKVAA; translated from the coding sequence ATGATTATCTCTGTGGCAGTAACCAAACAATTGGTCTTGGACGATGTGGCTTTGACGCCGCCTGTGGCGCTTGCGCCTTTGGCGGGAATCACCGATCTGCCGTTCCGCCAGTTGGTCGCGTCGTTCGGCGCGGGCTGGGTTGTCAGCGAAATGGTGGCAAGCCAGGAGATGGTGCAGGCAAAACCCGGCGTGCGCGAACGCGCCGAACTGGGCTATGATCAGGACGGCACGGCCGTCCAGATCGCCGGACGCGAGGCTTATTGGATGGCCGAGGCGGCCCGCATGGCGGCAGGGAACGGTGCCGCGATCATTGACATCAATATGGGCTGCCCGGCCAAAAAGGTGACGAATGGCTATTCGGGGTCGGCGCTTTTGCGCACGCCCGATCATGCGCTCAGCCTGATCGAGGCCGTGGTCAATGCCGTTGATGTCCCCGTCACGCTGAAAACGCGCCTTGGCTGGGATCACGACAGCCTGAATGCAGCCGATGTGGCCCGCAGGGCCCAAGAGGCGGGGATCAAGCTGGTCACGATCCACGGGCGGACACGCTGCCAATTTTACAAAGGCGCGGCCGACTGGGCCGCGATCCGGCAGATCAAGGAGGCGGTGACGATTCCGGTAATTGCCAATGGCGATATTGTGGATGCGGATACCGCGCGCGCGGCGTTACGCCTGTCCGGTGGCGACGGCGTGATGATCGGCCGCGGGGCGCAGGGGCGCCCTTGGGTCCTCGCACAGATTTCGGCGGCACTGCACGGTCTGGCGGACCCTGTTGTGCCGCAGGGCCGTGATCTGATTGATATGGTTTGCGGTCACTATGAAGCGATGCTGGCCTTCTATGGCTCCGAATTGGGGCGCAAGGTCGCGCGCAAGCATTTGGGCTGGTACATGGACGATGCGGGCACGCCGCCTGCGCTGCGCAAGGCAATCCTGACCCACGCATCACCCGCAGATGTCCTGCGCGATCTTCCTGAAGCGTTTGATTTAAAGGTGGCGGCATGA